CTGGGTTGCCGGCTCCGCCCTGCGGTGCATTAAGGTAGTGGAGGCCTGCTGGGTGGGCATCACCACCACTTCCGAGATGTCCACATGCGCGGGCCTAGTCACGCAGAAGACGATGATGTCGGCGATGTCCTCTGCGGTCAGGCAGTCTACGCCGCGGTAGGCGTCCCGGGCGCGAGCCTCGTCCCCCCGCCAACGAACCAGTTGAAACTCTGTCTTGGTCATGCCCGGCTCGATGAGGGTCACCCTGATCGAAGTCCCGTTCAGGTCGAGCCGCATCGCCTCAGACAACGCCCTCACAGCGTGCTTGCTTGCACAGTAGACGCTGCCTCCGGGGTACGCCTGAATCCCTGCGATTGAGCCGAGGTTCACGATATGGCCCCGGTCCCTCTGCCTCATGCCGGGAAGGACGAGCCTCGTAACATATAGAAGGCCCTTGACGTTAGTGTCGATCATCTCATCCCAGTCGGCCACGTCCGCCCCGTATACCGGATCGAGGCGGCGGCTCAGGCCCG
This DNA window, taken from Bacillota bacterium, encodes the following:
- a CDS encoding SDR family NAD(P)-dependent oxidoreductase, which encodes MISLDGKTVLVTGASAGIGEACVRAFASLGARVIAGARRLDRLERLAQELMENGKAEVLPLRLDVTDYQGVRDAIDGLPADWSEIDILVNNAGLSRRLDPVYGADVADWDEMIDTNVKGLLYVTRLVLPGMRQRDRGHIVNLGSIAGIQAYPGGSVYCASKHAVRALSEAMRLDLNGTSIRVTLIEPGMTKTEFQLVRWRGDEARARDAYRGVDCLTAEDIADIIVFCVTRPAHVDISEVVVMPTQQASTTLMHRRAEPATQPADRF